The proteins below come from a single Rhodococcus sp. WMMA185 genomic window:
- a CDS encoding glycosyl transferase: MTEILTQIDTKPSKARATGTAIRRLRSRLNPHPGDVVAVIFYVGLAVFVLSRQWKHLGTGYLVHSGQDQTMWEWFFAVAARSVVHLENPLSSDLQNYPLGVNLMGNTAMFGLSIPLAPVTLLFGPTVTFTLALTLGLSGTAAAWYWVFSRHVVSSRFAAAVGGSLCGFAPAMISHANGHPNFVALFLLPFIALTVVRLGTGIRPVRDGAIAGLLIAYQIFLGEEPLLIYALAYAAFGIAYAASRPHAAVAAVKRSIKGFAIAGGVALIVTALPLWWQFFGPDSYSAIEHGPVGNDAEAFTSFPTSSLAGDPGSAEFSMNATEENAYFGWPLLILLGLSAVWLWRIPLARAAAVTIVVMGVLSLGTSLTIGGSDTGIPLPWRMMSHLPLLESVLESRFAMGLLPAAALLLALGTERALASTGEGWRTTTVVWAGWLVVALLPLAPTPLDVVQRTSTPAFFADGAWKEYVTDGSVVTVPLPSPENARMLRWQTEQDFAFPIAGGYFIGPAGSEGRGKYGPDDRPTALLLASAQRSGQVPAIDDAARAQAFADLRFWKADVLVLAHTHNEQALRETVDRLVGSPARGVDGVWIWDVRGLT; the protein is encoded by the coding sequence GTGACTGAGATTCTCACCCAGATCGATACGAAACCGTCGAAGGCGCGCGCAACCGGCACCGCCATTCGTCGGCTCCGCTCGCGATTGAATCCGCACCCGGGCGATGTCGTCGCGGTCATCTTCTATGTGGGCTTGGCGGTGTTCGTGCTGAGCCGCCAATGGAAGCACCTGGGGACGGGATATCTGGTCCACAGCGGACAGGACCAGACGATGTGGGAGTGGTTCTTTGCCGTCGCCGCGCGATCCGTAGTTCATCTCGAGAATCCACTGTCCAGCGATCTTCAGAACTACCCGCTCGGCGTCAACCTGATGGGCAACACTGCCATGTTCGGTCTGAGCATTCCGCTCGCGCCAGTGACGCTGCTGTTCGGTCCCACCGTAACGTTCACTCTTGCACTCACACTTGGCTTGTCGGGCACAGCCGCCGCCTGGTACTGGGTCTTTTCGCGGCACGTCGTTTCATCGCGATTCGCAGCTGCGGTCGGCGGCAGCCTGTGCGGTTTCGCCCCTGCAATGATCTCCCACGCAAACGGTCACCCCAATTTCGTCGCGCTGTTCCTTCTGCCGTTCATCGCGCTGACCGTAGTCAGGTTGGGCACCGGGATCAGGCCGGTTCGGGATGGCGCCATCGCGGGTCTGTTGATCGCCTATCAGATCTTCCTCGGCGAAGAACCCCTGCTGATCTACGCACTTGCATACGCGGCCTTCGGGATTGCCTACGCCGCGTCCCGTCCGCACGCGGCTGTGGCGGCGGTGAAGCGCAGCATCAAGGGATTCGCGATCGCGGGCGGCGTTGCGCTGATCGTCACCGCGCTCCCCTTGTGGTGGCAGTTCTTCGGGCCCGACAGCTACAGCGCGATCGAACACGGCCCGGTCGGAAACGACGCCGAGGCGTTCACCAGCTTTCCCACATCCTCGCTGGCAGGCGATCCTGGATCCGCCGAGTTCAGCATGAACGCAACCGAGGAGAACGCATACTTCGGCTGGCCGTTGCTGATACTCCTCGGTTTGTCAGCCGTGTGGTTGTGGCGGATTCCGCTCGCGCGTGCCGCCGCGGTGACAATCGTCGTCATGGGTGTGCTGTCGCTCGGCACGTCACTGACCATCGGCGGCTCGGACACCGGAATTCCTCTGCCGTGGAGAATGATGTCGCATCTCCCGCTGCTCGAATCCGTGCTCGAATCACGTTTCGCGATGGGCCTTCTCCCCGCCGCCGCCCTGCTGCTCGCGCTGGGCACCGAGCGAGCGCTGGCCTCCACAGGCGAGGGCTGGCGCACCACCACGGTGGTGTGGGCGGGATGGCTCGTGGTGGCGCTGCTTCCGCTCGCTCCCACACCACTGGACGTCGTGCAGCGGACGAGCACGCCGGCCTTCTTCGCCGACGGCGCGTGGAAGGAGTACGTCACCGATGGTTCGGTGGTCACGGTGCCGCTGCCCTCACCCGAGAATGCGCGAATGCTTCGCTGGCAGACCGAGCAGGATTTCGCATTTCCCATAGCCGGCGGTTACTTCATCGGCCCGGCCGGAAGTGAGGGGCGCGGCAAGTACGGACCGGACGACCGCCCGACCGCGCTCCTACTGGCATCGGCCCAAAGATCGGGACAGGTGCCGGCCATCGACGACGCAGCGAGAGCCCAGGCGTTCGCGGATCTGAGGTTCTGGAAGGCGGACGTTCTAGTACTCGCACACACCCACAACGAACAAGCTCTACGCGAAACGGTCGACCGACTCGTCGGTTCACCCGCACGGGGCGTCGACGGCGTGTGGATCTGGGACGTGCGGGGGCTGACGTAG
- a CDS encoding FAD-binding oxidoreductase, with amino-acid sequence MSTTAEETPSPALPTEPRSLTGWGRTAPTTARVLSTPDVEVIAKAVAQVAERNESKPAHLQRGVIARGLGRSYGDPAQNAGGLVIDMNALNRIHQIDRDTQLVRVDAGVNLDQLMKAALPFGLWVPVLPGTRQVTVGGAIASDIHGKNHHSAGSFGNHVVSLDLLTADGKVRTLKPKGGRSDPKGALFWATIGGMGLTGIILQATIKMTPTETAYFIADGDVTQTLDETIALHSDGSEANYEYSSAWFDAIAAPPKLGRAAISRGSLAKLDQLPPKLQKNPLAFDAPQLLTFPDVFPNGLANKFNFSMIGELWFRKSGTYRDKVQNLTQFYHPLDMFGEWNRAYGSNGFLQYQFVVPTTAVEEFKAIIRDIQKSGHYSFLNVFKLFGEGNQAPLSFPIPGWNICVDFRIKPGLNEFVTELDKRVLEFGGRLYTAKDSRTTAETFHAMYPQIDKWIATRRKYDPTNVFASDMSRRLEL; translated from the coding sequence ATGTCCACGACAGCAGAAGAGACGCCGAGCCCGGCGCTACCCACAGAGCCCCGAAGCCTCACCGGCTGGGGACGCACCGCCCCCACCACGGCACGAGTGCTCTCCACCCCCGATGTGGAAGTAATCGCGAAGGCGGTCGCCCAGGTCGCAGAGCGGAACGAGTCGAAGCCCGCTCACCTGCAGCGGGGCGTGATCGCGCGTGGCCTCGGCCGCTCCTACGGCGACCCGGCGCAAAATGCCGGTGGCCTGGTCATCGACATGAATGCACTGAACCGGATACACCAGATCGACCGCGACACCCAACTGGTGAGAGTCGACGCCGGCGTCAATCTGGACCAGTTGATGAAGGCTGCGCTGCCGTTCGGCCTGTGGGTTCCGGTGCTGCCGGGCACCCGCCAGGTCACCGTCGGCGGCGCGATCGCCTCCGACATCCACGGCAAGAACCATCACAGCGCCGGTAGCTTCGGCAACCACGTCGTGTCCCTGGATCTCCTCACCGCGGATGGCAAGGTCCGGACGCTGAAGCCGAAAGGCGGCCGCAGCGACCCCAAGGGTGCCTTGTTCTGGGCAACGATCGGCGGCATGGGCCTGACAGGCATCATCCTCCAAGCGACGATCAAGATGACGCCAACCGAGACCGCGTACTTCATCGCCGACGGAGACGTCACCCAGACGCTCGACGAGACGATCGCGCTGCACAGCGACGGCAGCGAGGCCAACTACGAGTACTCGAGCGCCTGGTTCGACGCGATTGCCGCACCTCCGAAGCTGGGGCGGGCCGCGATCTCCCGCGGTTCACTGGCCAAGCTCGACCAGTTGCCGCCCAAGCTGCAGAAGAATCCGCTGGCCTTCGATGCGCCGCAGTTGCTGACCTTCCCGGATGTCTTCCCGAACGGGCTGGCCAACAAGTTCAACTTCTCGATGATCGGTGAGTTGTGGTTCCGCAAGTCCGGCACCTATCGCGACAAGGTCCAAAACTTGACGCAGTTCTACCACCCACTCGACATGTTCGGCGAGTGGAACCGCGCGTACGGATCCAACGGGTTCCTGCAGTACCAGTTCGTCGTACCGACCACCGCGGTCGAGGAGTTCAAGGCGATAATCCGCGACATCCAGAAGTCGGGGCACTACTCGTTCCTGAACGTGTTCAAACTGTTCGGCGAGGGCAACCAGGCCCCGCTGAGCTTTCCTATCCCGGGCTGGAACATCTGCGTCGACTTCCGCATCAAGCCCGGCCTGAACGAGTTCGTCACCGAACTCGACAAGCGGGTGCTCGAGTTCGGCGGCCGTCTCTACACGGCCAAGGATTCGCGAACCACCGCCGAGACGTTCCACGCCATGTACCCGCAGATCGACAAGTGGATCGCCACACGCCGCAAGTACGACCCCACCAATGTCTTCGCCTCCGATATGTCCAGAAGGTTGGAACTGTAA
- a CDS encoding arabinosyltransferase domain-containing protein, which produces MPPDAAETLETSPSQPPLPDAGSVRTYRIIAIVTGLLGFVLALATPFLPVKQDAAWIDWPQNGVLGSVESPLVSYTPLDIQINVPCSAFARLEPDGGTVLSTLPNRAPGFEEDGLVIKTGGDGTVDVSIRGTSLISTDLENIQGCSTLTVTSDYQRTSAEITGTAEPVTESIDGDWRPQMVGLFTDLQGPTGDGLGDLSVHVDLDSRFSTTPTPLKLIAIVVCVLATLTSLYALHRIDGIDGRRARRFLPARWWKFTAADVAVIGTLLLWHVIGANTSDDGYLLGMARASEHSGYLANYFRWFGVPEAPFGWTYKLLAVLADVSTASMWVRLPTLLAGVLCWMLISREIIPRLGVAVRHNRTALWTGGLVFLAFWLPYNNGLRPEPVIALGALVTWCSIERAIATRRLLPAAVAVLVAAFSLAAGPSGLICIAALLAGGRPIAQIVITRGRQVGFASQIMPILAAGTVVLVVVFGDQTLEAVLESTRVRSAVGPNMAWFDERLRWDALLSISPDGSLTRRFGVLIMLLCVVVCAMLILRKGKVPGTAIGPSRRILGIVVASLLLMMFTPTKWTHHFGVYAGLAGSVAALTAVGVGAATIRSKRNRTLFAAGILFVLALTFTGSNGWWYVSSYGVPWWDEPPMIGGKGISTLFMGLAMLAVLLAAWFHVNEPFEGNEKKGNEKNRPRDKRARIFAASPLTIAAGAVVLFEVLSLVKGAIAQYPAYSIAKSDIESVGGNICGLAEEVLVETDPTATLLSLLTPASDLSGAGAFGATNSVGFTPGGVPADLTSYTEEESDGGAAATGINGAAVALPFGLDPSRTPVIGSYQSGREQYPAFLITGWYGLPERSDDTPILSISAAGSIRSVDAHGVVSPGQILSVEYGVADPDGSVTPLGAVDPIDIGPTPLWRNLRVPLDQIPSEANTVRLIAEDPDTDPDQWLAFTPPRVPKMQTLQTVVGSEDPVLVDWAVGLAFPCQRPFDHRYGVAEVPRWRILPDRVNAEATNGWQDAFGGGPLGWIDQLLSATTLATYLSNDWDRDWGSLEQYTPLDESATAARVDSEQVIRSGTWSPGPVRDQ; this is translated from the coding sequence GTGCCGCCCGACGCAGCAGAGACGCTCGAGACGTCCCCCTCACAGCCGCCGCTGCCCGACGCCGGGAGCGTCCGCACATACCGAATCATCGCAATCGTCACGGGCCTGCTCGGGTTCGTCCTCGCACTCGCAACCCCGTTCCTGCCGGTGAAGCAGGATGCGGCCTGGATCGACTGGCCGCAGAACGGCGTCCTGGGCAGCGTCGAATCCCCACTCGTCTCCTATACGCCGCTCGACATCCAGATCAACGTTCCGTGCTCGGCGTTCGCTCGACTCGAACCAGACGGCGGCACCGTACTCTCCACGCTTCCGAACCGGGCGCCCGGCTTCGAGGAGGACGGGCTCGTCATCAAGACCGGCGGCGACGGCACGGTCGACGTATCGATCCGCGGCACCTCCTTGATCTCCACCGATCTAGAGAACATCCAGGGATGCTCGACACTGACCGTCACATCCGACTACCAGCGCACGTCCGCAGAGATCACCGGCACCGCGGAACCGGTCACTGAAAGTATCGATGGCGACTGGCGGCCCCAAATGGTCGGGCTCTTCACCGACCTGCAAGGACCGACCGGCGACGGACTCGGCGACCTGAGCGTCCATGTCGACCTCGACTCGCGCTTTTCGACCACCCCGACCCCACTCAAACTGATCGCGATAGTCGTATGCGTTCTGGCTACGCTGACGTCGCTGTACGCGCTGCATCGCATCGACGGCATCGATGGCCGGCGGGCCCGTCGCTTCCTGCCCGCCCGGTGGTGGAAGTTCACCGCGGCCGACGTCGCCGTGATCGGGACGCTTCTGCTGTGGCACGTGATCGGAGCCAACACCTCCGATGACGGCTATCTACTCGGTATGGCGCGCGCCTCGGAGCACTCCGGCTACCTGGCCAACTACTTCCGTTGGTTCGGTGTACCCGAGGCACCGTTCGGCTGGACGTACAAACTCCTCGCGGTGCTGGCCGATGTGAGTACCGCAAGCATGTGGGTGCGGTTGCCGACGCTCCTCGCCGGTGTCCTCTGCTGGATGTTGATCAGTCGAGAGATCATTCCGCGGCTCGGCGTCGCCGTGCGCCACAACAGGACTGCGCTCTGGACCGGCGGTCTCGTGTTCCTGGCCTTCTGGCTGCCTTACAACAACGGCCTGCGGCCCGAACCCGTCATTGCGCTCGGCGCCCTTGTCACCTGGTGTTCCATCGAGCGCGCCATCGCCACGCGCAGACTCCTTCCCGCCGCCGTCGCTGTGCTCGTGGCCGCGTTCTCCCTCGCCGCCGGTCCATCGGGTCTCATCTGTATCGCCGCCCTACTTGCCGGTGGCCGCCCGATCGCGCAGATTGTGATAACCCGCGGACGTCAGGTGGGATTCGCCTCCCAGATCATGCCCATCCTCGCCGCGGGAACAGTCGTGCTGGTGGTTGTCTTCGGGGATCAGACACTCGAGGCGGTCCTCGAATCGACGCGCGTCCGTAGCGCTGTCGGGCCCAACATGGCATGGTTCGACGAACGACTTCGCTGGGACGCGCTCCTGAGTATCTCGCCGGACGGTTCCCTGACCCGTCGATTCGGCGTTCTGATCATGCTTCTGTGCGTGGTCGTCTGCGCGATGCTGATCTTGCGGAAAGGAAAAGTGCCGGGCACCGCCATCGGGCCGTCCCGCCGCATTCTCGGCATCGTCGTCGCATCGCTTCTGTTGATGATGTTCACGCCCACCAAGTGGACGCACCACTTCGGTGTATACGCCGGACTGGCGGGCTCGGTCGCCGCGCTGACCGCGGTCGGCGTGGGTGCAGCGACCATCCGGTCCAAACGCAACCGGACTCTGTTCGCCGCGGGCATCCTGTTCGTCCTCGCGTTGACGTTCACGGGGTCCAACGGCTGGTGGTATGTGTCGAGTTACGGCGTCCCGTGGTGGGACGAGCCACCGATGATCGGCGGCAAGGGTATCTCCACACTCTTCATGGGCCTGGCGATGCTGGCCGTGCTCCTCGCAGCGTGGTTCCATGTGAACGAACCGTTCGAGGGGAACGAGAAGAAGGGGAACGAGAAGAATCGGCCCCGCGACAAGCGTGCCCGGATCTTCGCGGCATCGCCGCTGACGATCGCTGCCGGTGCCGTCGTTCTATTCGAGGTGCTGTCCCTGGTGAAGGGCGCAATAGCGCAGTACCCCGCCTACTCCATCGCCAAGTCCGACATCGAGTCGGTAGGCGGGAATATCTGTGGTCTCGCCGAAGAGGTCCTGGTGGAAACCGATCCCACGGCGACGCTACTCTCGCTGCTCACCCCGGCAAGCGATCTTAGCGGCGCCGGCGCGTTCGGCGCCACGAACTCGGTGGGCTTCACCCCCGGCGGAGTCCCGGCCGACCTCACCTCCTACACCGAGGAGGAATCGGACGGCGGCGCCGCCGCGACGGGTATCAATGGCGCCGCCGTGGCTTTGCCGTTCGGTCTCGACCCCTCCCGAACCCCTGTGATCGGCAGCTACCAATCCGGCCGGGAACAGTATCCTGCCTTCCTCATCACGGGCTGGTATGGACTGCCCGAGCGCAGCGACGACACCCCCATCCTCAGCATCTCGGCAGCCGGGAGTATCCGCTCGGTCGACGCACACGGCGTCGTCAGCCCCGGACAGATCCTGAGCGTCGAGTACGGCGTGGCCGATCCCGACGGATCCGTCACCCCGCTCGGCGCCGTCGACCCAATCGATATCGGCCCGACGCCATTGTGGCGCAACCTTCGGGTTCCGCTCGATCAGATCCCAAGCGAGGCGAACACCGTCCGACTCATCGCGGAAGACCCGGATACCGACCCCGACCAGTGGCTGGCCTTCACCCCGCCGAGGGTGCCGAAGATGCAGACACTGCAGACCGTCGTGGGCTCGGAAGACCCGGTGCTCGTGGACTGGGCTGTCGGGCTTGCGTTCCCCTGCCAGCGCCCCTTCGATCATCGCTATGGCGTCGCCGAGGTCCCGCGGTGGCGCATTCTGCCCGACCGTGTCAACGCGGAAGCGACGAATGGCTGGCAAGACGCGTTCGGAGGCGGTCCGCTGGGCTGGATCGACCAACTCTTATCGGCCACCACTCTGGCGACCTATCTGTCCAACGACTGGGACCGCGATTGGGGCTCACTCGAGCAGTACACGCCACTCGACGAGTCGGCGACGGCGGCACGGGTCGACTCCGAACAGGTGATCAGGTCTGGTACCTGGTCACCCGGACCGGTGCGTGACCAGTAG
- a CDS encoding galactan 5-O-arabinofuranosyltransferase, translating to MLLGAIVASVVAAVGLFAFSRVQWPAFNSSNVLQAVTTVGQVVAIAGIALAVLLVRMHRAGRFATLLSWASLSGFVTITLGLPLAATKLYLHGISVDQEFRTEYLTRLTDSAALRDMTYADLPPYYPGGWFWVGGRVANLLGIDGWEAFKPYAIGSLAVAAVVALVLWTNLIRHDLAILVSLASTALILAYGSPEPYSAVIALLVGPSLVLAWGGLHRVSDRGEGVRGGWGAVIGTGLFLGLAATFYSLYLGVAAFAVTLLALLAATLRIRAQKSWRAAIDPLVRLVVIAAVSGALALTVWLPYLLKVAQGSPATSGTALHYLPESGAQLPLPMIEFSLTGALCLLGTLWLVARASSSRRAQALGVGVVAIYVWSLTSMAFTVLGSTLLSFRLEPVLIVLLGTAGVFGFVEFAGWLVLATSDSPRVKGAAIVVGVLAGLAFTQNIPQLLGSDITVAYTDTDGDGNRADMRPPGAAAYYGELDEIISTQIPRDRDDTVILTADTSFLSFYPYLGFQALTSHYANPLADFAERAQTIEDWSELQTPDQLVAALDESPWRAPDAFIFRQGPDGYTLRLAEDVYPNDPNVRRYTVTFSKDLFDDPQFAVSEVGPFVIVSRI from the coding sequence ATGCTGCTCGGGGCGATCGTCGCCTCGGTGGTCGCCGCGGTCGGGCTGTTCGCCTTCTCGCGCGTGCAGTGGCCGGCGTTCAACTCGTCCAACGTGTTGCAAGCCGTCACGACGGTCGGTCAGGTCGTGGCCATCGCGGGTATCGCCCTGGCGGTGCTGCTCGTACGCATGCACCGGGCGGGCCGGTTCGCAACGCTGCTGTCGTGGGCGAGCCTGTCCGGATTCGTGACGATCACGCTCGGCCTTCCGCTCGCCGCGACCAAGCTGTACTTGCACGGAATCTCCGTCGACCAGGAGTTCCGCACCGAGTACCTCACACGGCTGACCGACTCTGCCGCGCTACGGGACATGACGTACGCGGACCTGCCGCCCTACTACCCCGGCGGCTGGTTCTGGGTGGGTGGGCGCGTCGCGAACCTACTCGGAATCGACGGGTGGGAAGCGTTCAAGCCGTACGCCATCGGGTCCCTCGCTGTGGCCGCAGTAGTGGCACTGGTGCTATGGACCAACCTGATCCGCCACGACTTGGCCATCCTGGTGTCGCTCGCGAGCACGGCGTTGATCTTGGCCTACGGTTCCCCCGAGCCGTACAGCGCCGTGATCGCGCTGCTGGTCGGTCCGAGCCTGGTCCTCGCTTGGGGCGGCTTGCACCGAGTCAGCGACCGAGGCGAGGGGGTCCGCGGTGGCTGGGGCGCGGTAATCGGCACCGGACTGTTCCTCGGTCTCGCTGCCACGTTCTACTCCCTGTATCTCGGCGTCGCCGCCTTTGCGGTAACTCTGCTCGCGCTGCTTGCAGCCACGTTGCGAATACGAGCGCAGAAGTCGTGGAGGGCGGCGATCGATCCGCTGGTGCGGTTGGTTGTGATTGCCGCAGTGTCGGGGGCGCTGGCGCTCACCGTCTGGCTTCCCTATTTGCTGAAGGTGGCGCAAGGCTCGCCGGCAACCTCGGGAACAGCACTGCACTATTTGCCCGAGTCGGGTGCGCAACTCCCTCTGCCCATGATCGAGTTCTCGCTCACCGGGGCGTTGTGCCTGCTAGGCACCCTCTGGCTAGTTGCCCGAGCATCCTCGTCGCGACGGGCACAGGCACTTGGGGTCGGTGTGGTGGCCATCTACGTGTGGTCGCTGACGTCGATGGCGTTCACGGTCCTCGGCAGCACACTTCTCTCGTTCCGACTCGAGCCGGTTCTCATAGTCCTGCTCGGTACCGCCGGCGTGTTCGGATTCGTCGAGTTTGCTGGATGGCTCGTACTCGCCACCAGCGACAGTCCACGAGTCAAGGGTGCTGCGATCGTGGTCGGCGTGCTCGCCGGGCTGGCATTCACCCAGAACATCCCGCAATTGCTCGGCTCGGACATCACCGTCGCCTACACCGATACCGACGGCGACGGAAATCGCGCAGATATGCGTCCGCCGGGCGCAGCGGCGTACTACGGCGAATTGGACGAGATCATCTCGACACAAATTCCCCGCGATCGTGACGACACGGTAATCCTGACTGCCGACACCAGCTTCCTGAGCTTCTACCCCTACCTCGGGTTCCAGGCGCTGACGTCGCACTACGCCAACCCCCTGGCAGATTTCGCCGAGCGCGCGCAGACCATCGAAGACTGGAGTGAATTGCAGACTCCGGACCAACTCGTGGCTGCGCTGGACGAATCTCCCTGGCGTGCGCCCGACGCGTTCATCTTCCGCCAGGGCCCGGACGGCTACACGCTACGCCTAGCCGAGGACGTCTATCCCAACGATCCGAACGTCCGCCGCTACACCGTCACCTTTTCCAAGGACCTGTTCGACGACCCACAATTCGCCGTGTCAGAGGTCGGACCGTTCGTGATCGTCTCGAGAATCTGA
- a CDS encoding MspA family porin has translation MTNMNKTRLRFTRAIAIAGVAALSVVMGNGTASAAIDNENSVLDGNDNLIRVLQGDTSFQSVPPLDGAPTTVEFFHDGYAGVEITGPNAADFEGSELSFGYQIGYPVALVGALVVLSTPNLDWEVGANNAVIAEVFPVPALALEAGTQGAIGGSIIPSQELAIDLEPGGITTVPVLDRQPFDGPVAFVRMNGMHGSVSGAIGAVTIRPYAMVTTAGGNTVMTYGQPQKLN, from the coding sequence ATGACAAACATGAACAAAACTCGCCTACGGTTCACACGCGCAATCGCCATTGCAGGCGTCGCTGCGCTCAGTGTGGTCATGGGCAATGGCACGGCGTCAGCGGCCATCGACAACGAGAACTCCGTTCTCGACGGGAATGACAACCTCATCAGGGTCTTGCAGGGCGATACCAGCTTCCAGTCCGTTCCGCCCCTTGACGGCGCGCCGACCACTGTCGAGTTCTTCCATGACGGATACGCGGGCGTCGAGATCACTGGCCCCAACGCGGCGGACTTCGAGGGCAGTGAGCTGAGCTTCGGCTATCAGATCGGCTATCCGGTCGCCCTGGTCGGTGCATTGGTTGTGCTCAGCACTCCAAACCTCGATTGGGAGGTCGGGGCGAACAACGCCGTCATTGCGGAGGTCTTCCCGGTTCCGGCACTGGCCCTCGAAGCGGGAACCCAGGGCGCAATCGGAGGCTCGATCATTCCATCGCAGGAACTCGCCATCGACCTAGAGCCAGGTGGAATCACCACGGTTCCCGTCCTCGACCGGCAGCCCTTCGACGGACCGGTGGCATTCGTGCGGATGAACGGAATGCACGGTTCGGTCTCCGGCGCGATCGGTGCGGTCACGATCCGTCCGTACGCGATGGTGACCACCGCTGGCGGTAACACGGTGATGACCTACGGCCAGCCGCAGAAGCTCAACTAG
- a CDS encoding decaprenylphospho-beta-D-erythro-pentofuranosid-2-ulose 2-reductase, with protein sequence MINAVGNPQTLLLLGGTSEIGLAICEEYLKKAPMRVILAALPGDPGRDAAVAQLQAAGASAVEVIDFDAVDTETHPKVIDEAWAKANGRSAGSAPAANGRSAGSAPVGDIDVAIVAFGLLGDAEQLWQDQQKAVQIAQVNYTAAVSVGVLVGEKMKAQGYGQIIAMSSAAGERVRRSNFVYGSTKAGLDGFYLGLGEALREFGPRVLVIRPGQVRTRMSANVKEAPLTVNKEDVAKLAVTSAEKGKDLVWAPGAFRYVMMILRHIPRPIFKKLPI encoded by the coding sequence GTGATCAACGCTGTCGGTAACCCTCAAACCCTCCTGCTGCTCGGTGGCACCTCCGAGATCGGTCTCGCTATCTGCGAGGAATACCTGAAGAAGGCGCCGATGCGAGTGATCCTCGCGGCGCTGCCCGGCGACCCCGGTCGAGATGCCGCCGTGGCGCAACTGCAGGCGGCGGGCGCGAGCGCCGTCGAGGTCATCGATTTCGACGCCGTCGACACCGAAACCCACCCCAAGGTGATCGACGAGGCCTGGGCCAAAGCGAATGGTCGCTCCGCAGGCTCCGCTCCTGCCGCGAATGGCCGCTCCGCAGGCTCCGCTCCTGTCGGTGACATCGACGTCGCCATCGTCGCGTTCGGCCTGCTCGGAGACGCCGAACAATTATGGCAGGACCAGCAGAAAGCCGTTCAGATCGCCCAGGTCAACTACACCGCAGCCGTCTCCGTCGGCGTGCTGGTGGGCGAGAAGATGAAGGCCCAGGGCTACGGCCAGATCATCGCCATGTCGTCCGCCGCCGGCGAGCGCGTGCGCCGCTCCAACTTCGTGTACGGCTCCACCAAGGCCGGGCTCGACGGGTTCTATCTCGGCCTGGGTGAGGCCCTGCGCGAATTCGGGCCGCGGGTGCTCGTCATCCGTCCCGGCCAGGTCCGCACCCGCATGTCCGCGAACGTGAAGGAAGCCCCGCTCACCGTAAACAAGGAAGACGTGGCCAAACTCGCGGTCACGTCGGCGGAGAAGGGCAAGGATCTTGTCTGGGCCCCGGGCGCCTTCCGATACGTGATGATGATCTTGCGACACATCCCACGTCCGATATTCAAGAAGCTGCCCATCTAA
- a CDS encoding GtrA family protein, with translation MPETPRSRDQEPHVPLPVEIPVTENIADDALDLKTQVVRFVLTGGLSAVVDFGLYFFLVQVAGLPVNVAKSIGFIAGTTTAYLINRRWTFKAEPSRARFIAVVILYAITFAVQVGLNWVMYEAFPDVWWRLPLAFVIAQGTATVINFVVQRAVIFKIR, from the coding sequence GTGCCAGAAACCCCGCGGAGCCGCGACCAAGAGCCACATGTTCCACTCCCCGTCGAGATCCCCGTCACCGAGAACATCGCCGACGATGCGCTCGACCTGAAGACACAAGTCGTCCGGTTCGTCCTGACGGGTGGGTTGTCGGCCGTCGTCGACTTCGGTCTGTACTTCTTCCTGGTTCAGGTGGCAGGACTCCCGGTGAACGTCGCGAAGTCGATCGGTTTCATCGCGGGCACCACCACCGCGTACCTGATCAACCGCCGCTGGACATTCAAGGCCGAACCCAGCCGAGCCCGCTTCATCGCGGTGGTCATTCTGTATGCGATCACGTTCGCCGTGCAGGTCGGCCTCAACTGGGTGATGTATGAGGCGTTCCCGGATGTGTGGTGGCGCCTGCCGCTTGCCTTCGTCATTGCGCAGGGCACGGCGACGGTCATCAACTTCGTCGTGCAACGCGCGGTGATCTTCAAAATCCGGTAG